CTgcatttttgtattattttatgacatagttttatgtgtgtgtgtctgtctgtctgtctgtatgtccaCACTAAGATCCACTTGATTTCTCTTCCTAGTTCACGATGCACTTCGGCCATCTTACCCTAAGCACCTGTACACTAACCCATTGTTCTGGATGTCCAGCCTGCCTCGTGACTACTTCAATGGGATAACCCGTGTGTCGCCGGATAAGTGGTATCCAATCAAAGGTAATCAGTGATCATTTAAACACATTTTGGAAGACATCATTGATATTACACGGACAATGccgattttttttgttgttgctccAATCAGAGCCGGATTTAATAAGTGGCGGAAATGTCGTCTATCCTCCTATTCTCTTTTGAGACTATAATTAAAATGAATAGAGTTATTGCTAAGGCAATAAGActgaataataaatatattataggcCCCTATCCTAAATTTGTTCCTTTTTGTCCAAATTAGTTGcctatacatatttaaaaaaacaactttttactagtttgtgcttttatttttagaaagaggCCCACACTGTCCACACTTCCGTAAAACTAATGGAcgtcattcaccaatcgtaaacaaacaacatttaaccacgtgataatattgataaaacaatgaaaattacataccacgtgacagcctttatggattgcgtaatttgtttagaagatatagagaaccacttggcaaaatgttgtttgtttacgattggtgaatgaggtccattgaatcTAATTGGAAGTTCTTCAAAATTCATTTGCTGTTATTTCTGCAGGACTTTCAGGATTATCACCTTATCTGGTTATGTAAAATTTAACACACATCTTATGACATTTTACAGTCTTTACAGATATATCATTAACTGTTTTTTGGCCTGTAATATCATCTGTAATTACattctttttagttttattttaaaaacgtGTAGTTTGTTCTATTTGCCTAGTTAGATTTTGTTCGTGAGCTTATCAACTGTATTAAAATGTAACTTGACTTTGATTCCCAAGATTATTGCGAACTTCTGTACAAGGTCATTGTCACGGAAGATGTGCAGTATGCTGATCTACAACCTGTCCATGCTGCTGGCATTATAGAGAAAATTGGCAAACAAGGTCCTTTACTTGACCACCTGTTTATTGGTAAGTAAGTAGGAGTGTTTTATGCTTCAACAAAATAAGAAGCCAGCGTGAATTTATTTGACACGGGGGAAAGTGACACAGTGAGCTccccgcaccgggtgacactcaccctagtgacgccactgtttcTGTCGgtaaaaaaacttatttaacaAATACTTCATTTAAGAGTGATTACACAGACAGACCGTTCCATTGAtcttgatagatagatagatagatagatagatagatagatagatagatagatagattgattgattgattgattgattgattgattgattgattgattgattttattCCGTGTACTCACTGTACTTATGTGTGTCTAGTTGGAATGCCAGTGAGTAAAGCCATGCTTCAAACAGTAAAGCCTCTAGCCAATTGGTTCACTCTGGGCTACGGCAGCCACGAGACTGGAGGCACGAGCTTTAACATCCTACATACAGACGACATTGAACAGTTTCAGGATTTTGATAACGGATTGCCAGCACCAGGTAAgtcatatttatttatctatgtaTGCAAGGAACAATGAGTAAGGACACCTATGTAGGCTGTCTCGCTCCTCAACTGACTGTTGTCATTAATGGGAATATATTACGGCTGTAttcttattttctttaatgtttttcCTGCATCTACAAGATTACACCATCTTGATAGAAAGGGCGTGGTCACTAGTTTAATAATGAACAATTGTTTACCTGTAATACAGTAACTTATTTTTTTCAGACCTcgctatctatggggcagattatgtaaaggtcgtctgtttcagtggcctacagttaacgaaggtgccctgtggccagcacaacgaccaaccgcctttacttttctccaactaatgtcagatactcattagagctgggtgaactcagttGCGCCTTtgtatcccgaaattaaaaatccgtcttcactaggatttgaaCCAGGGAACCCTTGGTTAGGAAGCTAAGCtatttactactcagccaccgcgcatcTTTTAAGATTAAACATTCATAATATTCATTATTTGGTAGTTTCCTTTTTATGTCTTATATCTTTATCTTGtccctttttttgttgtttttttttttgtttactttctgGTCAGATGTTATTACTCGATGCTCTGCACAGAGTGTTTATAAACCAAATGCCAGTGAtagctcattttttaaatgattaagTTTAACTTAAATGATAGAATTGCCTTATAGGTCACTACATAAACTTGCCCAgatattttatctttatttttcacCCCACCCCCTCTCAGTACCGGTGGATGTGTGATTGCTAGAATGATAAAGAGGGTTGGCACATCGAACGAATTTTTGGTACCGGTGGtcaattgttctttttaaaaatctgactGATCTATCAGTATATAGAGTATATAAGGCGGGTCTTCTTGAAAATGATACTTATAGGGTATCGTAGAGAACACTGCGTTTTTTAGACAAATctaatctataacatcaactctAACTAGGGGTACAGATTAGAATTGTGGATGAAAATTGGACGGACGTCTGTGCAGGGTCCAAAGGGAGAGTACTCATTAAAACGCCGGCAATGTTCAGCGGTTATAGCATGGAACCAGAGAAAACGGCCCAGCGTTTTGACAGTGACCATTGGTTTATAACTAATGACATTGGCCGACTAGATGAAAGGTAAGAATGCTGGGATCCATTGAATGgcataagaatttttttataatcataATATTTCTGATAGGTCACATTGCTGAACATTATAGGAATCAAATTATATCCCATCGTTACTGCATTAATATGTGCCGAGTCCATatgatttaaatacatttattcgACTACTATCAATCATAGATTATGATTTGTACACAAAAATTTGGACCGCTCCACCCAACCGAAGAGTTTGTGTAGATGTAATCGCTCCCCCCTCCACCCCATAAAATCTGGTAACATACtagaaacaattaataaatattattaagataagttaatttttttttttacacaaattgtATGATTTCTCTACAAAAACTCACCCGCCTCaatctctctcccccccccccgatcatCAGCCATTGCAGTAGTAAATCAaaggttttcctgtctgattcatgCAATACGTTTATTATTACAATAGTAGGTTTTAGAACTTTTTTTACACTGACCCCCGTACATTTTTAAGAGGAGTTGCTATAATCAGGCTAACATTGGTTTCTAAGATTAATCTAACAGTAGTTGCTATGATCAGGCTAACAGTGTTTACTATGATTAAGCTAACAGTGGTTGCTGCACTGTTTCAGAACTGGACATCTCTTTGTGGGAGGAAGAATGGACTCTATCATTCTACATGGTGAGTACATGATCTATCCCTTCTGGTTGGAGGAAATGCTTAGTACTCACCCAGACATTAAGGAGGTGGTCATCGTTCCCGTGTCAGATCCTGTACTCTTCCATGCCATTGGTGCTATTGTTATAAAGTAAGTAGTCAGTGGTCAATGAGTAAAATATGGTGGTCAATGGTTCCTTTTAGATTAGAACCTAATGATGTAGAATAGGATTACACCGTGTTAGGAATTACCGTAACAAAGAGGTTAACCATTTCTATTGAATCTTCACATGGACAATTACAATCTCCATGCCTTGTGACCTGTGACGTGCGTCGTGGGGTTGCAATACGCGCAACAAATGTGTCCACTCTTGCTGGTCAAAGACCTTTCTGCActaaacaggggcggactgggtgtcaaaatcggcccaggcatttctatacaagtccggcccataaattgtatatcatattggcctccaattataggcctacctgtcctgaaaataattatgttaagtttaataatgtatcaatAACTGTAAGCATGCTCTATATCTTtctaagaaatataggccttatgttgctttttcatCGCTGTGTAGACCCTTAAAGGATGAAACCTacagtagcactgtctacggatgtagactattacattatttcggaaaatgtgttcaaTTAAATTAGCATTAGGACCTACAATGTTGAGTCTGTAAacgatttttattaaaaacacgacgctcagagggccacTTTGTTAAGAGAacattataaaatacaatacGTGACAAAGTGGCAATCATGAGACCCTTTAGGtgaccctaccggcccatttgggtaccggcccaccgggcatttgcccgaatgcccatatagccagtccgcccctggcacTAAACTATTAAGAGAAGGTGTTGACACCTTTTATGTCCAACGAAATTTTTTCTAGCTACTTATAaagttatagtttttttattttaactttcatCATACAATCCCGAAAAGGTGAAAGCCAGTATTCTTTAATATTTATACCACACAGTCCTAGATctgaaaatgtttcaaacaaCAAATTGTATTTTTAGAAAAAGCTACCTTGCAgcttcatatttaaaaaaaaatgcccctattatattatataataaaaatatttttgaatccATTAGAAAACCAAATAGTACATTGACTGTCAACGACATCCAGAGCAAAATCTCAGAGTTCATTGTACCGGAAGTCATGGACATAGTGCGTGTTAAACATCTGATGTTTGTTGATACATTTCCTAGGAAACAAGATGGAAGCTTGGACAGAAGTCAGCTGTATGATTTGATGCAAGAACATgttgtcaaatattttaaaaccaaataaaagTAATTTCCTAGGAATTAAATTGTCAAATTTATCTTTGTTTTAATCATTTCAAAAATGTAGCTAATGGTTAACGCTTTGTGGGCTTTTTCAGTTCTTGGACCACAGGTGTGGAACTTGCTCAAACAGTATGTTTTACTAAATCAGATCTCAACCTGCTTTGCGACCCTTGTTGCAATTGCCCACTATGCGTCGACCCCAAACTGTAAAATCATGTTTGGTTTTTCTGTTATAAAATCGTACTATCTGATATGAATTaccaaaactttttgtttaatcACGAAACTCTCTATAGCATTGCTTATAgctcaattacaaataaatcaattattttatggCTTGTATGTATTTACCTTTCAGCTGCCTAGTCGCCATATTCATGTTTTATTCTTATGTGACAATTTGAAAAGTATGAGGAAGCATGGAAACAGCCATGGGAAATGTTTCCTACGTTGCTACAAAAGTGTTGAGTCagtttgtggaaaaaaaaaagagctacaaCATTATTTCGAAGGCTGAGagcttgtttctgtttcaccaAATCAAGAATTCTAAGGCAGTTTTTGGCAAGAtcagaaaaagatttttttcttctgcatCAGGTTTATATTTAACAAGCTGGAAAATCTTGTTTTACAAAGATACGTTGTCGAAAATTGAACTCATTTAAGATGTACAAAGATATTAACCAGGGGGGTATTTCCAGTAGTTCATTTTCttattcaaaacaaagaaaagaaatcgTTTTAAAACTTTGCCTCAAGACAACTGTGACACTTAAGTGTGAAATAGCGAACATTTTTGGACGCATCAACTCATTAACAGTCTTAGAAATTTGGCAACTGTTGAAAACATTCGATTCAACTAAATTGAAAGCACTAACAtcgatttttttgttgttaataaaTTACTGTTTGAAATTGTTGTGGAAATAAAcatcaaattaaataataaaataatttagttttggTGTTTAGGCGTTTCTAATGACACCATAGACCAGCGTACAGGTTAGGATTAGTTGGGAAACAGAACACACAGGTAgcgtacaataaaaaaaaaaggttacttcAGTTTAAAGGACACAAATATTTAATGCAACAAAAGGGAAAGGATAACAATGGTGGGAATAATAATCCCTAAAGTAATATGTCTGCGAATAAAGATAAGTTAAATGATCAAATCATCCTATTGATTGCTAATAGTACATGTATAAGTGCCCTAGTGTTGAAAAGACTTATCTCTAATGCTCCAGCGTTTAGTTGTTCTCTCAGTTGCTTATCCCTCTGCCTTAGAGCTGTAGGCTCATCAAGTCTGTTAGCGTGTGTCGGGGGGATTCCAACTCCCGTCGCCTCAGTgtggcgcctccgtggaaacgtctagtagtggaactagatcGGCTAAGTACgggtagcgaaccaggccctgctggataccttttttaaaaatctcactcggggtggggatggaacaaaaaaaaaatagccagcACCCCAGTCCAACAAGTCCGCCACCCCGTTCCACAAAGAAGACCGTCATCAGTGTCTCGTTAGCTagagtgaccaggggatgaaatgaccaggggatgaaatgaccggggatgaagtgactgggaatgaagtgaccagggatgaaatgaccggggatgaagtaagTGGGAACCAAAAAAAGAAGAGATCAGCTAAATCCTCAGCGCCCTTCGTGTGTTTAGAAAATATGGATACAACGAATTGCGATGGTGGCCCCTGACTTCTGACAACGTGTTTCTATACCACGATACAATGTGGACGTTTTGTACTAGATCACAGAACTAATCAACATAGGAACTAAATCTATTTATACTAGATATCAGAACATATCAACATAGGAACTAAATCTATTTGTTCAGATAGCAGAACATATCAACATAGGAACTAAATCTATTTGTACTAGATAGCAGAACATATCAACATAGGAACTAAATCTATTTGTACTAGATAGCAGAACATATCAACATAGGAACTAAATCTATTTGTACTAGATCGGAGAACATATCAACATAGGAACTAAATCTATTTGTACTAGATCGCAGAACATATCAACATAGGAACTAAATCTATTTGTACTAGATCGGAGAACATATCAACATAGGAACTAAATCTATTTGTACTAGATAGCAGAACATATCAACATAGGAACTAAATCTATTTGTACTAGATAGCAGAACATATCAACATAGGAACTAAATCTATTTGTACTAGATCGGAGAACATATCAACATAGGAACTAAATCTATTTGTACTAGATAGCAGAACATATCAACATAGGAACTAAATCTATTTGTACTAGATCGCAGAACATATCAACATAGGAACTAAATCTATTTGTACTAGATAGCAGAACATATCAATATAGGAACTAAATCTATTTGTACTAGATAGCAGAACATATCAACATAGGAACTAAATCTATTTGTACTAGATAGCAGAACATATCAACATAGGAACTAAATTACTAAATCtcttcatgttgtttttttttgtacttatgtcaatttaacattttaaaactgtcTGGCCATCTGTACCAGGGAAGTCTATTCAACTAGCCCACTTAACAGATGTAAGTAGATTGAACAAATGAAACACTACATGCCAATAAGTCATTATCTCTTGAGGTTATCTCGTTGAACTAGGAAGTTTAATGCTATTTGCCACACTGAGCTGTTGTTACTCATTGGATCTAGCCCCATCGGTTTAGTACAAATATATGTTTTGACATAACTTGAGTTGAAAAGATATCAACGAATTTACTTCATGTCATGCAAaggttataaatatatacagtcgttttatatctttcatttctctttaaACATAAGAAAACCGAAACAGTTAAAGCGAGGTTGAGAAGGAGTCAGCAGTGGTACTCCAGTGTTTTAACGAGGTGATATATAAAATGCCAGTGACACAAATCACTAAACTTATGCCAGTGAAAGAAAACACGACAATTACACAGAAATTGAATTGGGATAACCAAAGGGTGAAAACTGTTTAAatggatattttttaaatatatttgtttacattaaattagtaaatctagtttttaacacaaaagaatacatttcaaagtaaatatttcaatgttaaCATACAAACTGTTATCTGCGACAAATTTTccattaaaaagtcttatttctaCTTTTAATAAATGAGTTTGAATTTAGGGGGAAAAAGGCGCAAAGTAGTGCATTGATGTCAAGTGTCTGAAATCCAGTTCTGAAGCTTAGTCTAAGTGGGATTTCATTTCAAAGTGAATGACTAAAGTCAGTACAAAGGCTGCTGTAAAAACTTGAAGTATCTGCGGAAAtaagtatttatatttatagcacATCAGTTCTACGCAATTAAACGTTTATCTAGACATGGAGACTTTGACACAATAATGTAATTCAAAAGTGTTATGATTAACAGTAATATTTGGAATAGTTTGAGTCATTGATCAggtatattgatatatattctgagattatatttaaaagaaaaaaaaagtttttttttttggtcttggtTATATTGCACTAAAtgctaaagaaaataaaacctgACATGTATGTAAAGCTTGATACAAACGTTGTGTACAAACCAGTAAAGAAAGTCATTTGCTTCTACACTGAAACAACCCTTCATACTCAGTCAAGTGATGTGCATATCTTTAAGACTTTAGCCTATCTGGAAACAAGCGATTCAAGTTTGTAGAGATGTAAAAGAAACAGTAGATCGCACTATGATTGGTAGTCCCGAGTTAACAATCATGCGAGATTTAAATGAACACAGTCTTTGATATATACTTGTATCCAAAAGTTTTCAGAAATTATTTGCTCTCTGGAAATACAGTTCTAATAtcagcatttcttttaaaatagcCTACTGGTTTTTTATGGTAtcactttttaatataaaatacagttttaatgtgaacatttcttttttaaattaaattttaataatgactttaaaaaatacagtttCAATATAAtcttttattaaatacattttttttagttttagtataattttttttaaagatagtttTAATATCATCTTTCTAACTGACAAAAAAATCGAGACCATGTTTATATTTAGTTATAGCGATATTTTGTTTATAGCGTTGTATCTGGTTTTGGAAGGGTTAAGAACCACTAGTATGGGAACAACTCCGACAGTCTAGCAATTATCTACCTCGCTACCAAGTCATTCACGACTGTGTTTTTAGATGTTTATATTGTTGGCTAGAGAGAgtagttttaaattatcagGGTGTGTAGATGGTTTCATTATATGGGCACTGGAATTTCACCACAATGGTCCTTAGTTTGAAGCCTGCCTACCGTCATCACCTGTTGTTCTGCATGAGGTTTGGACTTTGGCATAATAAGTCTTTGAAATAAAGTCAgaaacttttgaaataaatgactCCAGGTTTCTTCTCTTGTTTTATCTATCCTCTTCGGTATAGGATCAGGTAAATAAGGCTGACATGACCATAGCAATCCTATTCACTTCTTTCTCTTCATGCATGCAATTgtgtacttgttttttttatttatattttttttgttgttgcttaaGCTAAGCTGACATTGACCCAAGCTAGCCAAGTATTCTGTCAAGGAAG
The DNA window shown above is from Biomphalaria glabrata chromosome 5, xgBioGlab47.1, whole genome shotgun sequence and carries:
- the LOC106065069 gene encoding uncharacterized protein LOC106065069 isoform X3, coding for MTLQEKTVVSKLKSLSQSHPQMEAIVFYDEFLVRTSLSMEELYTLSARFAHVLKKEGVMPGDYVTCNLPLSPEAVIVNYGVCFAGAVPLHLEMSFKNGDAVTHSIAKVKSRLLILKDHSDNHLLNLLRPYMNTSRDTSSFMATLCWVTLPYLKSVMLVRRSVHDALRPSYPKHLYTNPLFWMSSLPRDYFNGITRVSPDKWYPIKDYCELLYKVIVTEDVQYADLQPVHAAGIIEKIGKQGPLLDHLFIVGMPVSKAMLQTVKPLANWFTLGYGSHETGGTSFNILHTDDIEQFQDFDNGLPAPGVQIRIVDENWTDVCAGSKGRVLIKTPAMFSGYSMEPEKTAQRFDSDHWFITNDIGRLDERTGHLFVGGRMDSIILHGEYMIYPFWLEEMLSTHPDIKEVVIVPVSDPVLFHAIGAIVIKKPNSTLTVNDIQSKISEFIVPEVMDIVRVKHLMFVDTFPRKQDGSLDRSQLYDLMQEHVVKYFKTK
- the LOC106065069 gene encoding uncharacterized protein LOC106065069 isoform X5: METQSRTQLQKDRDQSFMERLKRSDEEYVWEGIRPDTIAFTHITTGSPTEYLKMTDRTHASVLDTIKQFHDALRPSYPKHLYTNPLFWMSSLPRDYFNGITRVSPDKWYPIKDYCELLYKVIVTEDVQYADLQPVHAAGIIEKIGKQGPLLDHLFIVGMPVSKAMLQTVKPLANWFTLGYGSHETGGTSFNILHTDDIEQFQDFDNGLPAPGVQIRIVDENWTDVCAGSKGRVLIKTPAMFSGYSMEPEKTAQRFDSDHWFITNDIGRLDERTGHLFVGGRMDSIILHGEYMIYPFWLEEMLSTHPDIKEVVIVPVSDPVLFHAIGAIVIKKPNSTLTVNDIQSKISEFIVPEVMDIVRVKHLMFVDTFPRKQDGSLDRSQLYDLMQEHVVKYFKTK
- the LOC106065069 gene encoding uncharacterized protein LOC106065069 isoform X4 translates to MESVSPALFHCTWRCHLKMETQSRTQLQSKTLKVKSRLLILKDHSDNHLLNLLRPYMNTSRDTSSFMATLCWVTLPYLKSVMLVRRSEDRDQSFMERLKRSDEEYVWEGIRPDTIAFTHITTGSPTEYLKMTDRTHASVLDTIKQFHDALRPSYPKHLYTNPLFWMSSLPRDYFNGITRVSPDKWYPIKDYCELLYKVIVTEDVQYADLQPVHAAGIIEKIGKQGPLLDHLFIVGMPVSKAMLQTVKPLANWFTLGYGSHETGGTSFNILHTDDIEQFQDFDNGLPAPGVQIRIVDENWTDVCAGSKGRVLIKTPAMFSGYSMEPEKTAQRFDSDHWFITNDIGRLDERTGHLFVGGRMDSIILHGEYMIYPFWLEEMLSTHPDIKEVVIVPVSDPVLFHAIGAIVIKKPNSTLTVNDIQSKISEFIVPEVMDIVRVKHLMFVDTFPRKQDGSLDRSQLYDLMQEHVVKYFKTK
- the LOC106065069 gene encoding 3-[(3aS,4S,7aS)-7a-methyl-1,5-dioxo-octahydro-1H-inden-4-yl]propanoyl:CoA ligase-like isoform X1; the protein is MTLQEKTVVSKLKSLSQSHPQMEAIVFYDEFLVRTSLSMEELYTLSARFAHVLKKEGVMPGDYVTCNLPLSPEAVIVNYGVCFAGAVPLHLEMSFKNGDAVTHSIAKVKSRLLILKDHSDNHLLNLLRPYMNTSRDTSSFMATLCWVTLPYLKSVMLVRRSEDRDQSFMERLKRSDEEYVWEGIRPDTIAFTHITTGSPTEYLKMTDRTHASVLDTIKQFHDALRPSYPKHLYTNPLFWMSSLPRDYFNGITRVSPDKWYPIKDYCELLYKVIVTEDVQYADLQPVHAAGIIEKIGKQGPLLDHLFIVGMPVSKAMLQTVKPLANWFTLGYGSHETGGTSFNILHTDDIEQFQDFDNGLPAPGVQIRIVDENWTDVCAGSKGRVLIKTPAMFSGYSMEPEKTAQRFDSDHWFITNDIGRLDERTGHLFVGGRMDSIILHGEYMIYPFWLEEMLSTHPDIKEVVIVPVSDPVLFHAIGAIVIKKPNSTLTVNDIQSKISEFIVPEVMDIVRVKHLMFVDTFPRKQDGSLDRSQLYDLMQEHVVKYFKTK
- the LOC106065069 gene encoding 3-[(3aS,4S,7aS)-7a-methyl-1,5-dioxo-octahydro-1H-inden-4-yl]propanoyl:CoA ligase-like isoform X2, translating into MTLQEKTVVSKLKSLSQSHPQMEAIVFYDEFLVRTSLSMEELYTLSARFAHVLKKEGVMPGDYVTCNLPLSPEAVIVNYGVCFAGAVPLHLEMSFKNGDAVTHSIAKVKSRLLILKDHSDNHLLNLLRPYMNTSRDTSSFMATLCWVTLPYLKSVMLVRRSEDRDQSFMERLKRSDEEYVWEGIRPDTIAFTHITTGSPTEYLKMTDRTHASVLDTIKQFHDALRPSYPKHLYTNPLFWMSSLPRDYFNGITRVSPDKWYPIKDYCELLYKVIVTEDVQYADLQPVHAAGIIEKIGKQGPLLDHLFIVGMPVSKAMLQTVKPLANWFTLGYGSHETGGTSFNILHTDDIEQFQDFDNGLPAPGVQIRIVDENWTDVCAGSKGRVLIKTPAMFSGYSMEPEKTAQRFDSDHWFITNDIGRLDERTGHLFVGGRMDSIILHGEYMIYPFWLEEMLSTHPDIKEVVIVPVSDPVLFHAIGAIVINCLVAIFMFYSYVTI